In Thunnus thynnus chromosome 13, fThuThy2.1, whole genome shotgun sequence, the following proteins share a genomic window:
- the wscd1b gene encoding sialate:O-sulfotransferase 1 → MVAPLYRLHCFLKRAQMLLLCLGIAYLMAGSILLLQRSSIRVAQPNLAGLPPLLSLAAPPTVLRAAGLGVRARSRWATVQSVSGGGAKAGRHWPASRSLGVQHLHHRWFHSLLPESPEQRVSPHRSSRLKGTYIGCFLHNASDRALGGTMLYDLRKMTSSLCQDTCSESGYQFAGLEYGAECHCGNRISSPRAPEEDCSLVCRGERGSPCGGVGRLSIYKVEEQLPGHRKFRNVHYRGCFKLPKNIIGTFPVDSLQPNLTTQSCIETCTDKELLLAVFKKPHCFCTWTSSLFSINQQSENQQCVGNTGLNRTSTSTPTAPTEHDYYQVYHTPVLDSRCKERMFLPQRSSSLVALSSFPGAGNTWVRHLIELVTGYYTGSFYFDGTLYNRGFKGEKDYWKSGRSICIKTHESGQKEIEMFDSAILLIRNPYRSLMAEFNRKCAGHLGHATDAQWKSKEWPEFVSSYAPWWASHALSWLKFGRRLLVVHYEELQRALLPQLRLITAFLNITMTEERLLCAQSNQDGHFKRSGAQRPSFDPFTHDMRQMIDSFIGTVDQALQSRNFSGLPQEYLPR, encoded by the exons ATGGTGGCTCCCCTCTACAGACTGCACTGCTTCTTGAAGCGGGCTcagatgctgctgctctgtctggGTATTGCCTATCTTATGGCAGGCAGCATCCTGCTCCTGCAGCGCTCCAGCATCAGAGTAGCCCAGCCAAACCTTGCAGGCCTGCCGCCCCTGCTGTCCCTCGCAGCACCTCCTACCGTCCTCAGGGCTGCAGGCCTGGGCGTGAGGGCACGCTCCAGATGGGCCACCGTTCAGTCTGTGTCCGGAGGGGGAGCCAAGGCAGGGCGACACTGGCCTGCTTCACGAAGCCTGGGGGTCCAACACTTGCATCACCGCTGGTTTCACAGTCTACTGCCAGAGAGTCCAGAGCAGAGAGTTTCTCCCCACAGGAGCAGCAGACTCAAAG GAACCTACATCGGTTGCTTCCTGCACAATGCCAGTGATCGAGCCCTGGGAGGAACCATGCTTTATGACCTGCGCAAAATGACCAGTTCTCTGTGTCAAGACACCTGCTCAGAAAG tGGGTACCAGTTTGCAGGCCTGGAGTATGGAGCTGAATGCCACTGCGGGAACCGGATCAGTAGCCCGCGGGCTCCTGAGGAGGATTGTAGTCTGGTGTGTCGGGGTGAGAGGGGGTCCCCCTGTGGCGGTGTGGGCCGTCTCTCCATTTACAAGGTGGAGGAGCAGCTGCCAGGTCACAGAAAAT TCAGAAATGTTCATTACCGCGGTTGCTTCAAGTTGCCGAAGAACATCATCGGCACCTTCCCCGTGGACTCTTTACAGCCCAACCTCACTACACAGTCCTGCATCGAGACCTGCACAGACAAG GAGCTCCTGCTGGCTGTGTTCAAGAAGCCGCACTGTTTCTGTACGTGGACGTCCTCTCTCTTCAGTATCAACCAGCAGTCTGAAAACCAGCAGTGTGTGGGGAACACTGGTCTGAACCGCACCAGCACCTCCACACCCACAGCTCCCACTGAGCATGACTACTACCAGGTGTATCACACACCTGTCCTTG ATTCCAGGTGCAAAGAGAGGATGTTTTTGCCTCAGAGATCCAGCTCCCTGGTGGCTCTTTCTAGTTTTCCTGGTGCAGGCAACACCTGGGTGCGGCACCTGATCGAGCTTGTGACTGGCTACTACACTGGCAGCTTCTATTTCGACGGCACACTGTACAACAGAG GTTTCAAAGGAGAGAAGGACTACTGGAAGAGTGGCCGCAGCATCTGTATTAAGACCCATGAGAGTGGTCAGAAAGAGATTGAGATGTTTGATTCTGCCATCCTGCTGATTCGAAACCCTTATCGGTCTCTCATGGCTGAATTCAACCGCAAGTGCGCCGGACATTTAGGACACGCCACAGATGCACAGTGGAAAAGCAAAG AGTGGCCAGAATTTGTCTCCAGCTACGCCCCCTGGTGGGCATCCCACGCTCTAAGCTGGCTGAAGTTTGGACGCCGCCTGCTGGTGGTGCATTACGAGGAGCTGCAACGTGCTCTTCTCCCACAGCTCCGTCTCATCACAGCCTTTCTGAACATCACAATGACTGAAGAGAGGTTGCTTTGTGCCCAGAGCAACCAGGATGGCCATTTCAAACGCTCAGGGGCTCAGCGGCCCTCCTTTGACCCATTTACCCATGACATGAGACAGATGATTGACTCCTTTATTGGTACTGTTGACCAGGCGCTGCAGAGCAGGAACTTTAGCGGACTTCCACAAGAATACCTCCCCAGATGA